In Chlorogloeopsis sp. ULAP01, the genomic stretch CTCACCCCCTGCCCCTCTCCTTAGCAAGGAGAGGGGTGTCCGACAGGACGGGGTGAGGTTTTTCATGCAAGGCTTGTGAAACTTGTTTCATCGGGACTGCCTACCAATGGATACGCCGTACCTACGCTCTTGCAAGAAGCGAATAAGTGAAAGTAGCCGCTAGCTAACGCAACGCTTACGGCGAACCCGTCTACCGCCTTCTGTCTTCAAATATTATTTAATGGCAAAGCTACAGTAAATGTTGTTCCTGCTTCAAGTTCACTATTCACCGTAATTTCACCTCTATGAATATCTACGCACTTTTTTACTATTGCCAATCCTAAACCTGTACCTTGAATATTGCCAACATTAGCGGCACGATGAAAAGATTCAAATAGATGAGGCAAGTCTTCTGAGGGAATACCAATTCCTTGGTCTTTGATTTCAAATACTGCTTGCTCTTGTTGACAAGTAAGAGTAAATTTGACAATCCTGTGATTAGGAGAATATTTTCTAGCATTTGAAAGTAGATTTCTGAGAATATACCCTAGTAATTTTTCATCCATACAACCGGGTATGAATTTATATTCACAGTTAAAAGCGATCGCACATTGAGGATCGATATCAATTTGCAATTCTTCCAATAAGTTACAGCAGTATTCGACTAAGTCTAGAGGTACTGGTCTAAATTCTAATTTTCCTACTTCTACCTTACCAATTACCAATACATCATTTAACATATCAGTCATATGTTTGACAGCAGTTTGAATGCGATGTATGTGTAAGAGCAGTTTTTCTTCTGTCCATTTGTGACGATAGTGTTCTAATAGTTCCGAAGAGGAAAGAATGGTACTCAATGGAGTACGAAATTCATGGGAAGTCATAGTAATAAAGCGAGACTTAAGTTCATTCAATTCTTTTTCTTTCTCTAATGCTGTTCTTAGTTCCTGTTCCAACTGTTTGTATTTTGTAATGTCGGCTCGATAACCAACGATTTCTACTGGATTACCCGCATCATCCCACAACACTAACTTGGCTTGATCGTATACCCAACGATATTCACCGTCACTATGTAAAAAACGATATTCATAACTATTTTCTCCTTGGTCAAAAATTTTTGACACTTCTGTTAAAACACGTGCTAAATCGTCTGGATGAATATGATTTATCCAAAAGCTAGAATCTTCAACAAATTCTCGCGCTTCGTAGCCCATCACGGCAGTAATATTGTCGCTAATAAAGGTAACACCATAATCACCATCGGGTTTACAGCTATAAATAATTGCTGGAGTGGAAGAAAGCAAGTATTGCAAACGGGCTTGTGATAATAACAACGCTGCCTCTGCTTGCTTGCGATTGGTAATATCATTTTGAATGCCGACATAGTGCGTATAAATGCCGTCAGCATCAAATACAGGAAAAATACTTAATTCATTCCAAAATAGACTGCCATCTTGGCGATAGTTACGTAAAATTACTGTGCAGTTTTTTGCTTGTTTAATCGCAGTGTTGATTTCTTGCGCCTCTATTTGATTAAGATCTGCACTTTGGATCAAACAGCTGCTTTGACCGATAATTTCTTCTATAGAGTAACCAGTGATATTCTCAAAGGCAGAGTTAACATAGATAATTGGTAGCTGTGGCAGTCTGACATCAGCAATTACAATCCCGTTAGTACTGGCAGCAATCACGCGATCGCGCAGGCGTAAGCTAGCTTCTGCTTGTTTGCGCTCAGTAATATCAGTATGAATGCTAACTGTACCGATAATCTTGCCAGTGACATCTTTGATTGCATCAGCACGAAGGTAAATATCTAAAATTTCACCTCTGCGAGTTTTCATTTTGACTTCACCGCGCCAAGAATGTCCGCTCTCCACGGCTGCAAAGATTTTTTGATACTCTGCTTGATGGGGGTAAAGGGCTAACATTCCTCCAGCAGCTTGCAATTCTGCCAAAGTGTACTCAAACAGTTCCACAAATGCTGGATTGACGTCAATTTGCTCACCACCATTGTCAATCAAGCCAATAGCGTCACTGCTACTTTCTATCGCTTTACGAAAACGTACTAAAGATTCTTCAACACGTTTGCGATCAGTAATATCTGTGGAAATGCCACAAATAGCATAGGGAACACCATTACCATCTTTTAAAGGAAATTTAACAGATAGGTAAATATGTTCTCCATCTGTTTGAGGAGCAACTTCTTCTACTTCTAGGTGTTCCCCAGTGGTGAATACATTATGATTGTTTGCTGCAAACTTACTAGCAAATTCATGAGGAAAAACATCATATACACTTTTACCTACAATCTCCGCTTTGGTAATGTGAAATAGCTGTTCATACTGACGGTTAATCAGTAAAAATCTGTTTTGAGTATCCGTTAAATAAATAACTGCTGGAGAGTTATCTAAAATTGCTTGTAGCTGTTGTTGAGTCGCTTGTAATGCAGCCTGTGCTTGATTGCGTTCTGTAACGTCTCTACTTATGCCACGATAACCACGGAATTTACCTTCTCGATCAAAGATTGGAACTCCATTAGTTTCCAGAACAACTGGATGCCCATTTTTATGCAGGTTGATATTTTCAAGACATTCAAATGCTTTTTGTTGACTAACAATTTCAAAAAAAAGCTGGGCGATACTGTCTCGCTTGTATTGTGGCATCAACTGTAAAGGTATTTTGCCTAAGATTTCTTCGGGTTGATAACCTAATATGTCGCTGACTTTCGGACTGACATATGTATAAGCAGCATTTTCATCAACTTCCCAAATCAAATCACTGCTAGTTTCAATTAAGTTTCGGAAACGCTCCTCGCTCTGTTTGAGAGCTTCTTCAGTATGTTTGCGATCGCTAATCTCAGTAATGGTGCCAATGTAAGCAATGATTTCACCTGTATCTGTTCGCTCTGCAACCGACTGACCAACAACCCAACTAATACTACCATCAGGACGCTGAAACCTGTACTCAGAGGAAAATGGCAGATTGTGGGCAGCAGCTTGATACCAATCTTGAATAATTCGCTCTCTATCGTCTGGATGAAGCATCCGCTCCCAACCATGCCCTGTGGCTTCTTCAGGAGTAAGCCCAGTAATTTCACACCAGCGATGATTAACGTAAAGACAATTTCCCATAACATCTGTTCTAAAAATACCTACTGGTAAAACAGCTGCTATGGTTTGATAGCGTCGTTCACTTTCTTGCAAGGCAATTTCAGCGCAATCCTGTTTTTGTAAAGTTTCCTGTATCTGCTGGCGACTGATTTCCAGCCTTTCTAGTTCTACTTGTGCTTGTTTAAGCTGGGTGATATTTTGCCCTTCGGCAAGCAGCATTACCACTTTGCCTGAGTCATCTTTTAGAGATCTCACACAAAAGTCGAAGCTAGCGACGGTATCGCCTGCACCAAGTAGATCAACCTCGTAACGTACAAATTCATTTTTGACAGCCAGTGCGATCGCTGCTTTTAATTGGTTTTGGATTGGGGTGGAAATTGCCCACCAATGTGTCTCCCAAAATGGACGCCCAATCACTTCTTGTGGCTGCAATCCTCCAAAATCAAGTGCTGTTTGGTTGGCTTCTAATACAATTCCTTCTGGTGTTAGCAGTACCATAAATTGAAATGTGCCATTGAAAATCCCACGGAATTTTCTGTTGGTGTTTTGCAGTTCCTCTTCAGTATGTTTGCGTTCGGTAATATCTCGCTGCACAGAAACAAAATGAGTGACTTTGCCCTCGCAATCTGTGATTGGTGCAATATTTATCTCTACCCAATACGCAGAGCCGTTTTTATGATAGTTGATTAACTCTGCTGTCACTGGTAATCGATTTTGAAGGGCAACGCGAATTCTGTTGAGTTGGGTGCGATCGGTTAATTCACCCTGTAAAAGTCGTGGCGTTTTACCAATTGCTTCAGTAGCGCAATAGCCACTCATCCGAGTAAAAGCTTCGTTAATATAAACTATTTGCGGGCCGAAAGGTGCATCTAGCCTATCGGCTGTAGTAATAACAATGGCATCGTTAGCATGAACAACTACTGACTCTAATAAACGCAGTTGTTCTTCTGTGCCTGCTGCTACTAATTGCGAGCCACCCAACTCATGGCAGCCCAAATCGGTAGTAAGTGCCACTGTGCCTGCCTCCCGTTACTCGAATAAGCTAAGAAAAATCTGCATTGTCTAAAAATATTTTAATGTTATTATTTATACTTTATTTTATTTGTCCGCAATTATTAGTGAGGCAATGTAACAATTGCATAGCAGCTACAATAAATTTGTAATATCTTGAAAGATAAATTTGCTTCAGTAAAATTACTGATATCAATGTTAATTATTCATATAGTCAAACAACTTAGATTCCTAACTTCCTTTAGAAGTCGGGTAGAAGTCGGGAATCTGTGTTTTTAGTTTATTTTTAATGATCATCTTCTGACTGTCGGGCAACCAATCGAGTAAACAAACCTTGTTGAGCCATCAATTGCGCGAAAGTTCCCACTTGCACCACACAACCAGCTTCAATCACATAAATGCGATCGGCATTACGAATAGTGCTAAGACGATGGGCGATCGCGACTCGCGTTACTTTTAGCCGCTCCAAACTTTCAGTGACAATTGCCTGGGTGCGATTATCCAAAGCGCTGGTTGCCTCATCCATTAAGATAACTCTCGGCTGAGAGACAAGGGCGCGGGCAATCAATAATCGCTGTCTTTGCCCGCCAGAAAGATTACTTCCTCCCTCACTAATCATAGTGTGCATACCCATTGGCATTTGCTCTATGTCTTCTGCCCAACCTGCCATACGTGCTGCTTCCCAGGCTTGCTCTAGTGTGACTAACGCTCCGCCAGTGATGTTCTCAAAAATCGAGCCTGAACCAATCTTGCCATTTTGCAACACTACCCCTAAGGATCTGCGTAACGCCTGAAGATCCAACTTAGCTAAGTCTTTACCATCGTAAAATATACTTCCTCTTGTGGTCTTTTCAAACCCCAACAATAATCGCAATATTGTTGATTTTCCACTTCCGGAAGGCCCGACTATAGCGATAAATTCTCCCGGAGCTGCATACAAACTCACATCTTTGAGGACTAAAGGCCCATCTTCAGAATAACGAAAGCTGACACGATCTAAGACAATGCGGCCGATTAACTGTCCGGGATTTTCCTTGCGATCGCTCGTTTCTGGAAGAGTTCGCAAAATTGGTTGTGTTCGTTCCCACAAAGGAATAATACTCCAAATATCTGTAATGGTGTTGCTGAGGTCGGTGACTCCTTTGATAAAAATACTTAAAGCATAGTTAAAAGCAATAAATGTGCCAAGTGTTAGACTTGACTGCCTGGTTGACATCGCAAAACCAAACAAGAGTATGGAACTCACTAGTGGTAATGCTTCGTTAAACACAGAAACATAATCCTTAATCTCTTGCCCACTCGCCTTGAGCCTGGTTCTTTGGCTGTACTTTTTTGCCCAAGCTGCAAATGCTCTTTCTTCTGCCATTGCAACCCGCAGTTTAGCTACACCATTAATCAGTTGAATGGTAAGTCCATAAATTGCGCCGTCTATTTCCTGCAACTGCCGTGATTTCCTAACTAAGAAAAAGCTAGAAACGCTGGTAATAAAGCTAGCTAGCAATCCTAAACCTACTCCGACAAAAGCAAGTTTCCAGCTATAAATAAACATTAGCACTAGGTTGAGTAAAGCAAAGACTCCACTTAATAAAGTCCGTTGAGTAGCACCACTGAGTTTTTGCTGAATCCGACTCACAGACATGATACGATTGACTAAATCTCCAGATGCATACTGCCGAAAAAACGCTGGACTTAATTTGAGTACCCGATCCCAAATAGCAGGTTGCAAGACGTTATCGCTGAGGCTTTCAACTCTAAGGGTAATAATGCTTTGAGCAATTCCAAAGACTACCTGGGCAAAAGCTACTACAAACAGCACCAATCCAATTTGCCAAACCAAGACGCGATCGCTCTCA encodes the following:
- a CDS encoding PAS domain S-box protein, producing MALTTDLGCHELGGSQLVAAGTEEQLRLLESVVVHANDAIVITTADRLDAPFGPQIVYINEAFTRMSGYCATEAIGKTPRLLQGELTDRTQLNRIRVALQNRLPVTAELINYHKNGSAYWVEINIAPITDCEGKVTHFVSVQRDITERKHTEEELQNTNRKFRGIFNGTFQFMVLLTPEGIVLEANQTALDFGGLQPQEVIGRPFWETHWWAISTPIQNQLKAAIALAVKNEFVRYEVDLLGAGDTVASFDFCVRSLKDDSGKVVMLLAEGQNITQLKQAQVELERLEISRQQIQETLQKQDCAEIALQESERRYQTIAAVLPVGIFRTDVMGNCLYVNHRWCEITGLTPEEATGHGWERMLHPDDRERIIQDWYQAAAHNLPFSSEYRFQRPDGSISWVVGQSVAERTDTGEIIAYIGTITEISDRKHTEEALKQSEERFRNLIETSSDLIWEVDENAAYTYVSPKVSDILGYQPEEILGKIPLQLMPQYKRDSIAQLFFEIVSQQKAFECLENINLHKNGHPVVLETNGVPIFDREGKFRGYRGISRDVTERNQAQAALQATQQQLQAILDNSPAVIYLTDTQNRFLLINRQYEQLFHITKAEIVGKSVYDVFPHEFASKFAANNHNVFTTGEHLEVEEVAPQTDGEHIYLSVKFPLKDGNGVPYAICGISTDITDRKRVEESLVRFRKAIESSSDAIGLIDNGGEQIDVNPAFVELFEYTLAELQAAGGMLALYPHQAEYQKIFAAVESGHSWRGEVKMKTRRGEILDIYLRADAIKDVTGKIIGTVSIHTDITERKQAEASLRLRDRVIAASTNGIVIADVRLPQLPIIYVNSAFENITGYSIEEIIGQSSCLIQSADLNQIEAQEINTAIKQAKNCTVILRNYRQDGSLFWNELSIFPVFDADGIYTHYVGIQNDITNRKQAEAALLLSQARLQYLLSSTPAIIYSCKPDGDYGVTFISDNITAVMGYEAREFVEDSSFWINHIHPDDLARVLTEVSKIFDQGENSYEYRFLHSDGEYRWVYDQAKLVLWDDAGNPVEIVGYRADITKYKQLEQELRTALEKEKELNELKSRFITMTSHEFRTPLSTILSSSELLEHYRHKWTEEKLLLHIHRIQTAVKHMTDMLNDVLVIGKVEVGKLEFRPVPLDLVEYCCNLLEELQIDIDPQCAIAFNCEYKFIPGCMDEKLLGYILRNLLSNARKYSPNHRIVKFTLTCQQEQAVFEIKDQGIGIPSEDLPHLFESFHRAANVGNIQGTGLGLAIVKKCVDIHRGEITVNSELEAGTTFTVALPLNNI
- a CDS encoding NHLP bacteriocin export ABC transporter permease/ATPase subunit translates to MKINESVLLHDPETLWIVESGRLALFATKIRDGSSQSQRRYLFSVSTGEALFGAALAPEAIAVQQWAFVAVAVEPTQLSPLPMSELVEQIAADKPEATALLENWLYHLDRVLNQQQTKLTMPLNLIARDFEGNFSLSADETLQLWQKKVFWVKLQQGSVRWLGIDKLTFNSASPAFPLTSGMWLEAENSVNGVVLAVAELEQAELRAGLASLHTYFFCYFSLLNNQHVEVEDRSFWEREQRNRQVVAGALGELAVVLQPQQEAVFFQEGPALLVAMGAIGRFLGIAIHPPIVEDFESAKDPVAAIARASQIRIRRVTLSEDWWHKEHGPLLTFTEWEKRPVALLPVGTRGYVLFDSVAQNRIPVNEAVAKTLSQQAYVLYRPLPQVVNNAIDVLLFATRGSKKDIISIFLLGIIATLLGMITPQATGILVNYAIPESDRVLVWQIGLVLFVVAFAQVVFGIAQSIITLRVESLSDNVLQPAIWDRVLKLSPAFFRQYASGDLVNRIMSVSRIQQKLSGATQRTLLSGVFALLNLVLMFIYSWKLAFVGVGLGLLASFITSVSSFFLVRKSRQLQEIDGAIYGLTIQLINGVAKLRVAMAEERAFAAWAKKYSQRTRLKASGQEIKDYVSVFNEALPLVSSILLFGFAMSTRQSSLTLGTFIAFNYALSIFIKGVTDLSNTITDIWSIIPLWERTQPILRTLPETSDRKENPGQLIGRIVLDRVSFRYSEDGPLVLKDVSLYAAPGEFIAIVGPSGSGKSTILRLLLGFEKTTRGSIFYDGKDLAKLDLQALRRSLGVVLQNGKIGSGSIFENITGGALVTLEQAWEAARMAGWAEDIEQMPMGMHTMISEGGSNLSGGQRQRLLIARALVSQPRVILMDEATSALDNRTQAIVTESLERLKVTRVAIAHRLSTIRNADRIYVIEAGCVVQVGTFAQLMAQQGLFTRLVARQSEDDH